The Aspergillus nidulans FGSC A4 chromosome VIII genome contains the following window.
ACCACGTAAAGGTGCAAGCTATGCTCAGGTGAGGTACACAGCCCGTACCCCTAGGCAGTGCTGGTGTTCGTACaggaaaatcaagaaagctCGTACGGACCTTATAAGACAATCGGATTGTCCTCATCCCCTTCAGGGAAATCAAGGTAGATAGGATTTTCAGCCTCACCTTCCACTGGATCAAGATTGATAACCAGCTGGTTTGCAGCCCCCTGGGGTAGACCAAGCCCATCACCAAGCATACCCTGCCAGTGCTCGTCTCGTACGGAGCAGCAATGCCCATGGTCACGCCATTTACAATTGGCGCAGCATCCGTTGAATGCCCCAGGCACATGGCGGCATTCAGGGAAGACTGGTCTTCCTTGTACGGAGCGGCATCCTTCACAAGGCTGGGTCAGACGAGTCCCCCGAGACTGTATAAGCATGGCATTGATGTACGAGGGCCGGTGTTGCCATAATTGATGCCAATTTATTCTGTCGCGAATAAACTCAACATCCCGCCCAGGAAGGGCCAGCAAATGCCTCTGTATATCTGTATGAATATACCCAGATAGCTCTTGACCCCCAAGTGGAAGCATAGCAGTTGGTGCTCGTCCAGCTCGTCTATTaacaaaggcaaagaggctCAGGCACTCTTCTCGACTGAGAGGCCGGTCGGCAGGGAAGGAGGGGGCGCGGTTGGGTgtacgaggagcttggaggctATTTTGTCTGCTTCGGACGAGATACAAGCTACAGAGGCAGCAGTATACTCGTACAGAGCAAGTAAAATAGTCAGCAGATGATTTTAATGATAGGGGATAGGGAACAGGAGTCTCGTACGCCATGGTGATGGTTGTTGTAGAAAGAAAGATGtggaaggaaggaagagaagaggaagaagcaaaacagTAGAGATTTCAAACTTTGAGCTGTGTTACTAAATGCCTTTGTACAAATTACATGGATGGCCATGTTGAATGCCTTCCTCATTACCAGCTGTTAAAACATCATATCTCTGTATCTAAATTAGAATGCCAAACTCTGCAGAGCGCTTAATATCCTCCTGCTAGAGGATATAGCACTTTCTTGTATAATAAGCCACTCTATCTTTCTTCCCAGGAACAAACAGTAACTCTAATAGTTCCTGCTCTAGATCCTTCTCTTGAATATCTCTCTCtggctccttctcctttaATGCAATTAAAAATAAGCATTTCTTCTGTATAGCAGGCCCAGGAACAACTTCAAGATTGTTATCTTGTATAGTTATATCCTGTTCAAGCTCCCGCTTCACCTCaggttcttgcttgatctCAGGCTCCTGTTTGACCTTAGATACTCGTACGGAAGATTGACGCTTGGTTGTTCTTTTTGTCTGTTTTGCCTTTGGTTCTGTATCAGGTGCAGCAGAGGGTTCAGAGACAGTTCTGGTAATAATAACAAAGATTCCCTTGCTATTTTTCCCTTCAAAGTGCTGTAGGATATCGTTGGTTGACTGTGGCCTGTCGTACGAGTCAGGAAGATAGACCGGGTTTATTCCCTGTACTTGGAAGGCAAGTTGAAGGGTATCTGACTCCTGGGGCTCATACGAACTTAGCTCTTTTAGAAGGTATACTTCTATAAAGTGCTTGTATAATTAAACTGCTGCAGGATAAATATAGGCGCATGTACTCTCTAGATAAGGTTAGAGATTAGATTGATAAAGATTAAGTATAAGGGTTGATTATACTTAACAGGTGGCAGGATAATATCTGTAGTATACCATctatctgcttctgcttcaataAATAGAAGTGCAGAGGCATCTATATAGCCTTGCCTGTCTGGAGACTCCTTGTACGAGCAATGGAAGACTGTCAGTATTCCTCTGCTTTCCCACTATAATGGCCAAATCATCCCTTGGGCGGAGTAATGAAGACATGGGTAGCTTTTGGAGGGcttggtgaaggagagggagacaAGACAGTAAGATCTAGTACTTCTACCTCTTCTGGGATGGGGATTGGATTCGTACGAGACATTTCTGGAGGAGGCATGATAGATAGGGATAAAAAGTAGTTGTTTCCTGTCTGTTAGTTTTTGCCCTTAGCCAGATATATATagggcagaggaggaagtagCGGTGAAGAATCTACTAGCTATAATAACCTAAAACTATAGGAACTTAATAAAACTAGTTCTCTAGCTCCTCCAATTCATCTAACTCATACTCTACCTCAACTTCTCGTACGCGCTCTAGTGCTTCAGTCCCATGAGGATTAAGCCGTGGATCCCAATCAAAAGCCCCGGTTGGTGGCTGAGATATCTGAAGGATTGGCTGAGCTCCCCTTTTAATATATGTCTGAATCCTAGCCCGAAGGCCAAGGTATATTGTATGAAATAGAGTAAGGGTATGGTCCCCTACAGCTTCTagaggttgctgaggatcATATCCTAACTCCAGTAGCTGATTTCAAGTCCAGTAGTATGTCTCAGGTAGCAGATATTTATCTACATCTATTATATAGTTAGTAATTAGTATTAGAAATAGTTAGGAACTTACCCCAGTCTTGGACATCTTCTTGCAAGCGCTTGAATATTTCTATATTAAACTTGATTCCCTGGTTCTCAACACCAGTAGCTGGGAAGTTATAATTCATATAAGGCTTGCCGGGTACCAGATGCGGACGATTTGGCTGGTTCCGAATTCGATGATGGTTCCATGTTCGTACGAATGATGGAATTTGGACCCGGAGAAGAGGTATATAGATTGCATATAAAGCAATCCGATCACTTAACTGATCCATAGAGAATATGCCTTCCTCTTAAAGGCCATGAAAGTACTCCTGACTCTTAATTAGCTGTTTGTACAAAGTAGTACATGGTATATAAGTACTTACTCTATATTAAAACACCATACCACGGGTTAATTGAAGCCACCATGCCTTAATTCTTTGGTTAGAAGTGCTTGTTCCATATAAATAGCAGTCCCTAATATCAATCTCTGGATGAAGAGACTGCTGAAGCTTATATTGAGCTTCGGCCAGTAAGACTGTCTCTGTACCATGGTCTGATCGTACAAAGCaaggctgctgttgagcaatATTAACAGTATCAAGAAACTGTCGAAGGACACTAACAGCCGTACAGGAGCTGATACCAACATAAATCCAAATAATATATCGAGAATAtgcatcaattgctgcaTATATTTCGATGCCGTACGGAGCTAGCTTAAGATAGCCATCTATTGACCAGATAAAATTGGGTCCTGGAGTGATATAAGCTCcttgatggcgttgaagatCTTGCCAGCGTTGATgtacagcagctggagcaagCTCTTTATACATAGAGAACAAGCAGTCCCTTGTACAAAGTCAGCCAGTTTGCttaaaagaagaaatattccTGTATAGCATACCTGCCAATTTGAAATCCTTGGTTCTTAAAGTGCTGATAAAGCATTCCTATACCATATCCTTCAATTTGACCAGTAGCAAGGTCCGTACGAAGTTGATTCAGGACCctttcaacttcagcttGATCAGCAATTGGATTTACTGTACGTCGCAAGAGCCCTTTTTGATGCCGAACATATTTCAATATTCTAGGCTGAATATTCCAgccttcaagctgaagaacatGTAGGATCTCGTTCTCTGAGAGGCCAACTTGATATAGAAGAACTTTGATTCGAGCATGAAGAACTGTGTCTTTTGAGGCTGTACGATTTGTCTTATGAATCCCCCATATACTAAGGCGGGTCTTAATCGTACGCTCACTAACCTGAATGTCATATCAATTCCCTAGTAGCATAGCAATAGTAGGAGGAGATTTGCCTGATTTATACAGGGTAGAAATTTCATCCTTGTATGGCTCAAGATTTATTGACGGCCGAGGCATTCTGAAAGCTTTGTACGAAGGTAAGAAGTtaaaagaaataagaaatACAAGGAGAAATCTCCTGACCTTTTTTAAAGCAAGCGGTTGAATAAGCGGTGTACAAACTCGTTACGTGTTAAATACGTTTTTGCCCTTTTGTTCGAACAGTATGCCGTATTTAAGTATCCAGCCATAAAGATTCCATATACTATACACTTAGAGCCATAATTATTCTTCAACTACTTTTAATTTATCCAATATCCTATCTTGTAGGGTGCATCTGCAGAGCAGAACAGACCAGTTTAATATGCTGAAATTAAGTCAGCAAAAAGTCTGTACACGTCAAAAATATCAATACCTTCTCACTTTGTATCATAGGCCCTTCATTTTCTGGTACTTCGCAATCAGTATAGGCGCGCTGATTGTTGTCATATCCCAAGGCCGATGCCCGGACAATGCCTGTGACCCAGGTGGTCGGCCgaggcagaataataaatgatatcattagcAATAGCTTTAGAGAACGCAACAATAAAAAATACTTTATACATCAatcaaaccttgctcattgtAACACTAATCCTTGCTCCAGTAAAGAAGATACTTGCAGTAAAATAATGAAGACTTTCAGTAGGCCATGAAGGAAGACAGGACTGCTCCGTGCCTATATACAGGAGAGATAATGTATCGAAAATTATCTCCATAGCCCTTAACATGtgaaagaaggcgaaaccTATGTTGTTTTCAAGGTCTCTGGTAATATCATACACGGACCGTAGTATTAAGGCTAAGTTATAATCTTGGCAGATAGTGGTGGAGGATATATGCTACCCCGTAATAGGTACAAAGCCTATCACGTTAACACCTCTTACCAACCTGTCACTTCGGCCAAGTCCACTCTCCATCCGTTTCTTGCGCCGttgaagcttgaagagggtGATGGCTGCACGCAGCACTGTCTTTATACCTGGCCATTGCATTTGTCTCTTTACTATCCAAAATTTCCTGCGCGTATCTCCCAGAATTACAGGCCCTGCTTCTAAACAGATAGTCTCAGCCGTGACAGCTGGTCCTATCCGTTGTCTGAGAAATACGGGCCAGGGTGCCCTCCGCCGATTTTATATGGCAATCCAAGCACTAAACGATTCGATGCAATTGATGAAACTCCTCGCAGAGCCTACACCTCAACGTCGAGGTGATATAACTGCCCGTGCAGGTAGCGCATTAGGGCTTTGTACATGCTACGCGCAACGCAAAACTCAAATCATGTTTTTACGCCTGAGACCATCGGTATAGTGTTATCTTCTAAAGGGACGTACCTACCAGCGTTTCTGACAACTATTTTATTATAGCGGTAACTTTGCAGATATAGTCTTTATGAAGGTTTTCGCAAAGTATGAGCCGTCAATTTCGCGAGGATATCTTGGCCCACTGGGGGTGAGATTGTTGGCCACGTGATATAAATGGCCTGATCTCCAACCCCTGACGAACTGACCCCTCAATATACCGTATTGAGAgacacagaagaagagatttATCGCCAACGAGATAGATagtcaatcgtcatatggcatccgcTCCTTAGCAAGCTACATccgtgtagttgatacagtttccttctgccctttcccctttgagcgTACATGCGTATCTACAACAATGCGATTATTACCAAAAACAAGTCAGGTCCAAATAGGCCTTAAAACGCCGCAGTTCATCTAATTGA
Protein-coding sequences here:
- a CDS encoding uncharacterized protein (transcript_id=CADANIAT00002128) — protein: MDQLSDRIALYAIYIPLLRVQIPSFVRTWNHHRIRNQPNRPHLVPGKPYMNYNFPATGVENQGIKFNIEIFKRLQEDVQDWDVDKYLLPETYYWT
- a CDS encoding uncharacterized protein (transcript_id=CADANIAT00002127), which translates into the protein MPPPEMSQVYLLKELSSYEPQESDTLQLAFQVQGINPVYLPDSYDRPQSTNDILQHFEGKNSKGIFVIITRTVSEPSAAPDTEPKAKQTKRTTKRQSSVRVSKVKQEPEIKQEPEVKRELEQDITIQDNNLEVVPGPAIQKKCLFLIALKEKEPERDIQEKDLEQELLELLYTEAFAGPSWAGC